In the Mycobacteriales bacterium genome, one interval contains:
- a CDS encoding glucose 1-dehydrogenase — protein sequence MSALGDQVGIVTGAGKGIGRAIAEELARAGAGVAVFDVDADAAAAAAEQLQAIGVPARSYVVDVSRSADVDSAFERVHADFGRLDIVVNNAGVSFVGPHIKDVTDDVWDRSIGVMQTGVFNCMRASTRYLLPQRSGSVVSISSIRGFSSNPGRIAYCAAKAAVIMMTKVAAAEWAPYGVRANAIAPGVQRTPMWDADVALGVVDEDRVLRTTPAGRLGEPDEIGKLAVFLCSAEAGFINGACVTIDGALTCVPIDGEVTRPQ from the coding sequence GTGAGCGCGCTCGGGGACCAGGTCGGGATCGTCACCGGCGCCGGCAAGGGGATCGGGCGTGCGATCGCCGAGGAGCTGGCCCGGGCCGGCGCGGGCGTGGCAGTGTTCGACGTCGACGCGGACGCCGCCGCGGCCGCGGCCGAACAGCTGCAGGCGATCGGCGTACCGGCTCGTAGCTATGTCGTCGACGTTTCGCGCTCGGCCGACGTCGACTCGGCGTTCGAGCGGGTGCACGCGGACTTCGGGCGGCTCGACATCGTGGTCAACAACGCGGGCGTGTCCTTCGTGGGCCCGCACATCAAGGACGTCACCGACGACGTCTGGGACCGCAGCATCGGCGTGATGCAGACCGGGGTCTTCAACTGCATGCGCGCGTCGACTCGCTACCTGCTGCCGCAGCGCTCCGGTTCGGTGGTGTCGATCTCCTCGATCCGCGGTTTCTCCTCGAACCCGGGCCGGATCGCCTACTGCGCGGCCAAGGCGGCCGTGATCATGATGACCAAGGTCGCCGCTGCCGAGTGGGCGCCGTACGGCGTGCGGGCGAACGCGATCGCACCGGGTGTCCAGCGCACGCCGATGTGGGACGCCGACGTCGCCCTCGGCGTCGTGGACGAGGATCGAGTGCTTCGCACGACTCCGGCCGGCCGGCTCGGGGAGCCCGACGAGATCGGCAAGCTTGCGGTGTTCCTCTGCTCGGCGGAGGCCGGCTTCATCAACGGTGCCTGCGTCACGATCGACGGCGCGCTCACGTGCGTGCCGATCGACGGCGAAGTCACGAGGCCGCAGTGA
- a CDS encoding isocitrate/isopropylmalate family dehydrogenase → MSQTAVPGVEPADPGMRNSRTGPFRIAVLPGDGIGREIMPPTIEVLDALAADEGLDVRWTHLDWGTDRYLSLGSYLEPADLDGLVGQDAILLGAVGDPRVPDDASLWGLLLPIRQRFRQAVNLRPIMSFDGIAGPLRNGERFDFLIVRENNEGEYAGVGGRLFSGGDREVAIESSVFTRMGAERVIRLAFDTARSRRGRLVSATKSNALRYSMTFWDAVVRDVATDYPDVNLESVHIDALAARLVRSPHDLDVIVASNLFGDILADLGAALMGSLGLAPSANLNIDGDLPSMFEPVHGSAPDITGRGIANPMAQLLSAALMLRHLGAEAAADRLERAVRLALSTSAGRTPDVGGTATTIEAARAVSAALAAAEGADRG, encoded by the coding sequence GTGAGCCAGACCGCCGTGCCCGGCGTCGAACCGGCCGACCCCGGCATGCGCAACTCGCGGACCGGGCCGTTCCGGATCGCGGTGCTTCCCGGTGACGGGATCGGCCGGGAGATCATGCCGCCGACCATCGAGGTCCTCGACGCGCTCGCCGCGGACGAGGGGTTGGACGTGCGCTGGACGCATCTGGACTGGGGGACCGACCGCTACCTGTCGCTCGGCAGCTACCTGGAGCCGGCCGACCTCGACGGCCTGGTCGGTCAGGACGCGATCCTGCTGGGCGCGGTCGGTGACCCCAGGGTTCCTGACGACGCCTCGCTCTGGGGGCTGTTGCTGCCGATCCGCCAGCGCTTCCGCCAGGCGGTGAACCTGCGTCCGATCATGTCGTTCGACGGCATCGCCGGGCCGCTGCGCAATGGGGAGCGATTCGACTTCCTGATCGTCCGGGAGAACAACGAAGGGGAGTACGCCGGAGTCGGCGGGCGGCTGTTCTCGGGCGGCGACCGCGAGGTCGCGATCGAGTCTTCGGTCTTCACCCGCATGGGTGCCGAGCGGGTGATCCGGCTGGCGTTCGACACCGCGCGCAGCCGCCGCGGGCGGCTGGTGTCGGCGACGAAGTCGAACGCGCTGCGCTACTCGATGACGTTCTGGGACGCGGTCGTACGCGACGTCGCGACCGACTATCCCGACGTGAACCTTGAGTCCGTGCACATCGACGCGCTCGCGGCCCGCTTGGTGCGCTCGCCCCATGACCTCGATGTCATCGTCGCGTCGAACCTGTTCGGGGACATCCTCGCGGACCTCGGTGCCGCCTTGATGGGCAGCTTGGGGCTGGCGCCATCGGCAAACCTCAACATCGACGGCGATCTCCCGTCGATGTTCGAGCCGGTGCACGGCTCGGCGCCGGACATCACCGGCCGTGGCATCGCCAACCCGATGGCACAGCTGTTGTCAGCCGCACTGATGCTCCGTCATCTCGGCGCCGAGGCGGCTGCAGACCGGCTGGAGCGCGCGGTTCGCCTCGCGCTCAGTACCTCTGCCGGGCGCACTCCCGACGTCGGGGGTACGGCGACCACGATCGAAGCCGCGCGCGCTGTCTCAGCCGCGCTGGCCGCAGCGGAAGGAGCGGACCGTGGGTGA